Part of the Osmerus eperlanus chromosome 22, fOsmEpe2.1, whole genome shotgun sequence genome, GTCTGAAAGAAGTCATCCAACCCCCTTTTATTTGCCATTCTCTTTATTTTGTATGAAAGAGAGGATTGTCGAAAGTATTACCATTTAACCGCTTTTGTAGCCTTGCTGGTTTTGGCAGCTAGTCGCAGAACATGATAGCAGGCCTGAGACTGGATTTGAATGGTCATAAAACATGTATGTCCAAATTAAGTAAGCTGATGTCAAATCTTGCATGACATGGGTTGTTTCATGCTGCACCTATTGGCAGGAGTTAGAAAAGCCAGAGTTGTATTGTGACTAGTATTGATGCGTAATTAAAATCTAGGAAATATTTTACATATAGATCGGGAGACTACATAGTAACATGTTTAATGGTCAGTATAGCTTTACATGAAATGCCAAATGTAGGTCACAGTTTAATGTAGTATTTAAGTCAGACAACTAATgaatcttccctctctttctcctcctttccaTAGTCTGGTTCCTCGTGAGCAAGCGGCACTGAAACTGGGCCCCTAGGGATCGCTGAGCCGTGGAAAAACCCTTGGAGTAGACGGAGTGACCTACATCGCTGAGTAATACGCCCCAGAAAAGCAGGGCATCAGTCCACACAGTATCGAACAGCTAAGCTCTGGTTAAGGTTTACaaagatacaatttgaaaaagAGAATACCTTCTTCGGTCTACGCAACTGCAAGCCATCAACAAGAGATTACCAACTTGACGGCTACTTTGAACCAGTTCTGAGATACTTTTTTGGCGTTGCCTTAAAAGTCAGTGGCTGTTCTCAGTTTGTCTGAGGTGAAGTTTGGGAAATAAGTTCAATGTGCGAGGTTTTCGTCGAGTTTCACCTCTTTTTGATATTCTTGCCAAATTTTGACACTTGAACTTTAACAACGAAATCAATGAGGTTCTCCTTAAGAGGAGCTCAAATACCTCATCCAGAATTTTTTGCAGATCCTGCAACTTAGGAAAAGAACACCCTCCCCAAAAAGGTTCTCTCCACAACGCACTTatcctttccctccccctttgCCCTTTTTGCCAGACTTGTCTGGCCCCAACAAGACTACAATGGAAAGCCTTAGTCTACACCTGCAATCATCCgccaacaaaaacaacatggaCGTTGACACCTACTCCAACTACAGTGAGAGTCTTCCGTCCCCTCAGCCTGACGGAGGCTCACGCTCGGGCCGCCAGAGTAAAGGCAGCAAGGCCAACATGTCATGCCGGCGCAAGCGGGAGTTCATCTCTGACGAGAAGAAGGACGCGTCCTATTGGGAGAAACGCCGCAAGAACAACGAGGCGGCCAAGCGCTCCAGGGAGAAACGGCGCCTCAACGACATGGTGCTGGAGAATCGCGTCATGGCGCTGAATGAGGAGAACGTCCGCCTGAAGACTGAGCTGCTTCAACTGAAGCTGCGATTTGGCCTGATCACTACCGCGTCCTACATGGAGAAAAGCCAGCAGATCTCCAACAGCTCTGCGGCTGGCGCTGGCACCAACGGAAACCCCACCGGCAACCCTTACTTCTCCAGCAGTGGCTACTCTAGCGCCTCGCAGGTAATGCTCAACTCGGACTCTTCTGAGGCGGAACAGTCTAGCCGGGGGGAACGTCACACCCCGCTCCCCAAGTACTCCCCTCGTGGTTCCCTCTCAGACTTGTCTGACggttcctccagagacagtcctgAACCCATGGCCTACGAAATCAAAAGGGAGTCCACAGGCATGGACATGGACAAAATCCCCAATGGGATGTCCAATGGAGTTTTTCATGATCACCAGCACAGGTCCCAAGAGGCCGAATGTGCCATGGACTACCAGCACCAgcaactccaccaccaccaggagGCTGCCAGCCCAGCTTCCCAGGGTGCCTCTGCCCAGAGGAGTGTGATCCTTTACAGATCTGGCAGCACTTCCTATCCAATGGAcaaccagaggagagaggagatggacctGGCCCAGCAGAGCAGGTCGTCTGGGGCTCACAACAGCCAGACAGGGCATCCTTCCTGCAAGTCCTCCGAGAGCATCATGGATGTCGCTGAGCGTCTGGAGAGGAAAACCCTGGACTCCCCTCCCTACGAGTACACCAACAGCCATTGCGACTCGACCGAAGAACCGAGGTATGACTGCCACTCCGAACAGCAGCACGATGATGAGGTCGGACCATACAGCTACCAAGGCCAAGAAGACCACAAGGACTCTCAGAACCCCTTTGCCCCAGAGCTCCTCCACAGCAGTGAGGAGGGCAAGGCACACTCCTACCAGCGCCACCAGGCCTACCTCAGCACCTTGGACGAAGAGCCCCCAGTCCTTACATACGAAGGGGGGCCCAGAGCCGAGGGGTACTACCAGGAACACTCTTCATCTGGTAAGGACACCTCCTCCAGCGACGGGGACCCCCGCAGCTCCGACAAGGAGGGATCCACGGATGACgagtccccctcctcatcctcctctgagATGGGAAGCTACAACCAGAGGGCATTGCAAAACGGTGCCTTGATGGTGGGGGCGGCCCAGAGCCATGGAATCGACTGCCAGACCGAGGTGAAAGCCACAGCCCTGCCCCACAAGCTCCGCCTCAAGTACAGAGCCCTGTCCAACGGTGCAAGCAGAACCCAAGGGGATGCACCAATCGGCTCCCCCTCCTCGGCATCGCCATCTcccaccctgccccagcatCCCTACCTCGCCCTGCCTAGCAACCAACAAGGTGGGCACGGCAGTGGCGACAGCGGGGAGGTGGAGAATGCGGCCGAGTACAGCGAGGACGAGTCTCAGACaacgcaggagagagaggaggcaaggAATGAAGGTGGGAAGAAGGGAGCCAGCAGCAGAAATGAACGTAACAACAGGCGGGAGTAGGGCCTGGTGAACGCCACcgaaacaaaaaaaagacacTTACAAGATGTCGCCCTATGACCTTCCGCTGCATCAACTGGTATTTCACTGGTATTTCACAACTTATCACTATGCCATTTGCCCACAATGACCCTGTTACTGACAGAAACTGAACCGCGTACTACCTGCACAGCTCAAACAATGGCTTTAGCTCTACCAAGCTATGCAGTCCAGCGGTTCTGGAGCAGGTTCAACGTCATGGTTCACTGTGTTTCAACAATTTTCTTTCCATGGACCTTGCTCCGTCCATCCTTACTTCCAATAATAACAGTTGATCCCAGATCTGGGAGGTATTGAAGTAAAGGTGAGGAGGACTAGAATGGAACTCGTATACCGTCTCAGCCTGTGAGATTCGTTTTCCTCTGGAAAACATAAACATTATATCCCAATGAACGGTTGGACAGTAAAATGACAGAAGGCCCTGATCCGGCCTTGTGGTGCtccctgggtcatgtgaccttcaAACTCAGTCAAACCTCTGGTATGCCAAGGGGGGTCAATGTCTCACTTTCTGACTTTGTGGGTGGCCGATGCAGCAGGCATACAGTTCGCAAGGCATTATGGGAACATTCTTTTGACCAAAGAAATacgtctcttccccctccccacagacAAAGACTTCCATTCTTcttcctgctcccccctcccacccatgaAAATCGTCTTTACCAGTTACGGTGATCCACAGCCCCTTCTGCACAGCAGACACCTCATCACTTTTCAAGCACTTGGATTGTATAttacggttatatagatttacatatatttaaatatattttgagaataaaacgaaaagaaaaaaaaaaaaaaacactacaaGGGGAAAGTGGAAGTCGTAGACATGAAAAGTTACCAGTCTGTCCTTGTTGGAGTCTTTGTACAGTCCTTACTTGTTGACAAAATGCCTCAAATGTTTCCTTTTGATGTCTGTATGAACCACACCTTGTAGAAAATCATACCTGTATATTTCTTCATGTCTCTTCGGGTTCCATGTCTAATGTTTTGGGTACGTCATATCAAGGTTGTGTATGCTGCAGTATTTCATAACAACCAGGTGATGTTGAGGATAAGCCATTGGGAAACCTACAATCATGTAAGGCCACACTGTCAAGGCTGGCCTCAGCATATCACCAGAGGACACTCTGTAGTTACCAGTCCATCTCACCCTTGAAAAACCCTATTTTGAGGGTTAGCTACCTAAGCACAAACATGGGCTCTGTGAAACTTTGGGTCACTGGAAGTTTTAGTGGTTAGTACACTTGAGTTCCAATAGACAAAGCTGCTCTTGACTTTTTCTAATGTGCCTCTTTCTTTCAGACTCCATTTGATCAATCCCCTATCTCCTCACCTATATGTAGTTCTATCTGTAATGCCCAGTGCAACAATGTTAACTGTTTCACTTCCAGGTGCCTGCCTTTGGCCATTGTGTATAAATGTAAAGttggctctctctttttcttggaTACCATTATTTTATTACTtattttattaatattattttttattatattcCATTTCTATTATTATTTGGGCTATTAATGTGTCCCAACCCTTGTGTTCTATACCCTATGCTCTTCCTGATTGTGATATGTGTTTACCCATgactccatgccccccccctccccccatcaccATTTGTACTCTGTGATACTGTGTAACGTTTGTTGTTTGCCGAAAGGTTTAAGTGAAATGGAGGAAATTTGAATGAGGCTTGTGTCCAGTAGTATATTGCTATATTTCACACTGTTGAAAGTGCAATGATCATGATGGGAAATCTTTTTTGGATTGTGAAAGGAACAAAAATAAACGTATGTGGAATTTCCAAAGTTGAAGACG contains:
- the nfil3-5 gene encoding nuclear factor, interleukin 3 regulated, member 5; this encodes MESLSLHLQSSANKNNMDVDTYSNYSESLPSPQPDGGSRSGRQSKGSKANMSCRRKREFISDEKKDASYWEKRRKNNEAAKRSREKRRLNDMVLENRVMALNEENVRLKTELLQLKLRFGLITTASYMEKSQQISNSSAAGAGTNGNPTGNPYFSSSGYSSASQVMLNSDSSEAEQSSRGERHTPLPKYSPRGSLSDLSDGSSRDSPEPMAYEIKRESTGMDMDKIPNGMSNGVFHDHQHRSQEAECAMDYQHQQLHHHQEAASPASQGASAQRSVILYRSGSTSYPMDNQRREEMDLAQQSRSSGAHNSQTGHPSCKSSESIMDVAERLERKTLDSPPYEYTNSHCDSTEEPRYDCHSEQQHDDEVGPYSYQGQEDHKDSQNPFAPELLHSSEEGKAHSYQRHQAYLSTLDEEPPVLTYEGGPRAEGYYQEHSSSGKDTSSSDGDPRSSDKEGSTDDESPSSSSSEMGSYNQRALQNGALMVGAAQSHGIDCQTEVKATALPHKLRLKYRALSNGASRTQGDAPIGSPSSASPSPTLPQHPYLALPSNQQGGHGSGDSGEVENAAEYSEDESQTTQEREEARNEGGKKGASSRNERNNRRE